In Metopolophium dirhodum isolate CAU chromosome 9, ASM1992520v1, whole genome shotgun sequence, the genomic window tgTTCACAAAGCCTAGTATTGCTATGATAGTTTGGTTAATTCTAAGGAGGTATAAAATGTTAGTTTAATGTTGAATTATTACATTGGGAACAATATTAGTATCAAACATTTCTTTCAAGAATGTTATGTCAAATAGTTTCTTGAGCTTAACATTTTGATTGTAtatggttgaaaaatatttcatgtttaTTACAGAAATAAAAGAATTATCTGGTGTTTATACAACACAAGCAGTATAGTTGAGTGATAATTTAACTCTGCAGTATTGAAGTGGTTATTCTCCAGATATAGACAATTAACTGACTATTAGGCTACTTCTAAAGAATTCCCTCGAATATATATGTGAGtgtcatttgaaaatattgtattttaatgtccatattatgtcaattatattcatctaaaaattatataaattataaattgatatacaTAAATTTGACTTTTAGAATACTTTTAGaatacttcaatatttaaatgttgtattcatgAGTAATTGAGACTACACGTTTGCTCACTGatgtttctaaatttatttttggtgtcctataagtcataactaatatacctaagtaaaataaatacttttgctttaaaaaaaaattaaaacttaaatttagtCAACTTAtttgtgtatacaatttttttacttacattttattaaatgcaaagtttttataattttaaatgttttagtattaatttCTAAACTTTTGTTACAGGACTATGTTCAACTATGGCAAGAAAAAGTAGCAGACAGAATATTAATGActgtatgtataaaacatatattttattttatttttgtttaacatttatacattacctagaagttttttaatttataaaatgtgtgattttaattgtaatggattatagttatataataatcaaattaaaaattttgttaattattaatgcaataatattatagtttattataaacaatacattttaaggcATACCTACGCTATACGTATATGATTATAAACACATTAGTTTATGAATTTCATTTGCATATGCATTTATAACAGTGAAAGTCTTAAACATGGTAAcggcataggcgcaactagggttaaaatgcTGGGAGGGCTATAGCAGTATAGCccacctaacaaaactattaatttaaaacaacccATAGACAACTTGAATCTAAATCGATAAaataaggaatattttttttttggggaggCTAAATCTTAGTAAGGAGGGgataagccccccccccccccctagttgcaCCACTGGGTATCGGTTTCAGTAAGACTTTAGAAGTTGGAACTGAACAGTCTCTTAACAGTGATTCCAGAAAACGAGTATGGTTAAGATAGTTCAGTAATTGTTAAAATTTTGCTATTTATCTTTAGCATAGGTAAAAGAGAGATAAAATGGTGTTCAATAACCttctaaaattttgaaaaacctttttttatttttttttttttgtgatattgtGAACCGTATGGGAACTGCGTTGACATTATGTCCCCTCAACATTACGTCCcctcaaatatttaatacaatacagtataatatagttatagactatagtatataataacaaactaaGATTATACGGTATTTGaatatagacattttcaattaaactaatattataatttatatcaaactATTCTATGACTATTTCTTTCTTTTTCAGACTTACATTGTTTCACAAGTAGCCACTTACCTCTCACCtgcattattatacatgtatggtAAATGTCTGTTAAGTCCAGACtttgtaaacaaattattttttcgtggATCAATATTAGGATTAACTTTGatgacaacatttattttgagAAGTTATGGAAGAGCTATAAATCCAAAGTATAAAGCTTTTCATAAAGATCTTATAAATGCTAAATTGGATTATTCGACTGATAATAAGGTATAAccagtatattttgtaaagtattCTTTTATTTCAACTCAAATTACTACtatccattttattttttttttattagaaaaaactgCACAGCTATGACTTTGATTTTTCAGCATGGCCTATAGACTTTTCATGGACTTCAGATGAagagtatgtatttaattattttactgtatttatgaaatattcgtAATTGTTAaactatgatttatttattttaagagaaagttacaaaacaaatttaacaagcAATAATTTTAAGATGTCATTAAAACTTCTAAGTAGTCCTAGTCGTCTCATTGGGTTTATAGCAGTGCATACGTTTGgaatatcattaatttatccTGGTTCTACTTCACTTTTATTCTATTTAAgtaagattattttataacaatgatatcaaagaataatctatttgaattaattttattacagtgGATCAGAACTTACAGAAAGGAAGACGAGCTTTAATCACTTCATTTGGAGGCGtacgatataaattaaaaactattgatgGAAATTTTGTAGACTCTATGTTTATAGACAAAAGGTTTGTTATAATTGATATTTGTGTAATATCTTAGTAGCTATTACATTGAGATATTATATGGTTGTTGTATGGTAATCTTATACATTTGTTCTAGACaatcatcaaatattaattctttgaacccaaaattaattatttgtaccgAAGGAAATGCTGGATTCTATGAAGCCGGAATTATGAGCTCAGCTATTGAAACTCATCATTCTGTCTTGGGATGGAATCATCCTGGATTTGGATATAGTACAgtaagtatgtatatttaaaaattatttgtctaTTGCTtatcattctttatttattCACAGGGTGTACCATATATAGAACAAGAACAAAATGCAGCTGAAACAGTAATAGAATTTGCtataaagcatttaaaatttagtcctaaaaatatcatattatatggttGGAGTATTGGTGGCTTTGCTTCCACTTATTTAGCCAAAAAGTTCCCTGATGTACATGCTGTGGTAAATGTTAACAGTTtaagtgcttataaaaaatactttattagcttatatttagatattagaTGCTACATTTGATGATCTGGCACCATTAGCTATTCCACGGATGCCTAGCTTTGCTGAGAAACTAGTAGAGTTTACTGTAAAAGAATTTTCAAACTTGAATGTGGCTGAAAATTTAGTTCAATATCCAGGGCCAGTTCTACTAATTCGACGATCCAGTGATGAAATCATTGCACTTGAGTAAACCATACAACTATTGATTTATGCTTATTATcatcttaatttatattttattattcaaagtcCCCAAAATGTAGCTACAAATCGAGCAAATTACCTActagaattattattagaaagaaGATATCCAAAACTCTTTTCCAATGAATCGAGGTCAGTTCTTTGGGTTTGGCTATCCACATCTGGCGAACAACAaagtatgtaataaaaattacttagttaatacttattttattttataaaacaaaaggagaatttttaaatgttgtgagtatgaacataacattataaaaatcaaaaaatgtactaaaaaaataattatttgttgctgaattattat contains:
- the LOC132951655 gene encoding phosphatidylserine lipase ABHD16A isoform X1, which translates into the protein MFTDYIFTPKLYKVYTGIRRNDDYVQLWQEKVADRILMTTYIVSQVATYLSPALLYMYGKCLLSPDFVNKLFFRGSILGLTLMTTFILRSYGRAINPKYKAFHKDLINAKLDYSTDNKKKLHSYDFDFSAWPIDFSWTSDEEESYKTNLTSNNFKMSLKLLSSPSRLIGFIAVHTFGISLIYPGSTSLLFYLMDQNLQKGRRALITSFGGVRYKLKTIDGNFVDSMFIDKRQSSNINSLNPKLIICTEGNAGFYEAGIMSSAIETHHSVLGWNHPGFGYSTGVPYIEQEQNAAETVIEFAIKHLKFSPKNIILYGWSIGGFASTYLAKKFPDVHAVILDATFDDLAPLAIPRMPSFAEKLVEFTVKEFSNLNVAENLVQYPGPVLLIRRSSDEIIALDPQNVATNRANYLLELLLERRYPKLFSNESRSVLWVWLSTSGEQQNQVHLQYDVDLNTQSKLFSSSNKNYPLNLGDGWKDQEKIRMLLYLADYYMKDYNSTHCTPLPTRYLGYII
- the LOC132951655 gene encoding phosphatidylserine lipase ABHD16A isoform X2, with the protein product MTTYIVSQVATYLSPALLYMYGKCLLSPDFVNKLFFRGSILGLTLMTTFILRSYGRAINPKYKAFHKDLINAKLDYSTDNKKKLHSYDFDFSAWPIDFSWTSDEEESYKTNLTSNNFKMSLKLLSSPSRLIGFIAVHTFGISLIYPGSTSLLFYLMDQNLQKGRRALITSFGGVRYKLKTIDGNFVDSMFIDKRQSSNINSLNPKLIICTEGNAGFYEAGIMSSAIETHHSVLGWNHPGFGYSTGVPYIEQEQNAAETVIEFAIKHLKFSPKNIILYGWSIGGFASTYLAKKFPDVHAVILDATFDDLAPLAIPRMPSFAEKLVEFTVKEFSNLNVAENLVQYPGPVLLIRRSSDEIIALDPQNVATNRANYLLELLLERRYPKLFSNESRSVLWVWLSTSGEQQNQVHLQYDVDLNTQSKLFSSSNKNYPLNLGDGWKDQEKIRMLLYLADYYMKDYNSTHCTPLPTRYLGYII